The Alnus glutinosa chromosome 3, dhAlnGlut1.1, whole genome shotgun sequence nucleotide sequence ttacttacaaaaaaaaagaaaaaaagaaaaaaaggtggtCTATGATTTTAAGCTTTCATGGATCCAAGTCCGCTACCACGTAAGGGTTGGAGCTGCCCTGCCCATCCTTGGGAAGCAGGTGGTGAGTGCGAGGCATCGTGGCCAACGTCCACTGGCTCTGGAATTTCAAAATGTTCTTTGTTGCAGGCAGCAACACCTCCCGCACGGAGACAATGgcagaagaagacaaaaaagcTCCAATGCATGAAGACATACTAGAGGCCATTCTGTCGCACACCCTTGCATGTCACGTGCCCATCACTTGGAAAAGTGCCATTCTCTCTTCTCTTGGACGCTTCAACAAAATCAACCCCTGGCTCATTATCATGCTCTGTTTTTTGAACCTCAAACATATGATCTTTTCTTGTAAATGCCACTTGCTAGCACATGCACCTACTGATAAATTAAGTTGTATGTCCTCATTTTATGTTCTTCTGGCGAGAACACGTTCATATTGCAGAACCCAGTTGAAATTTGTGGAAGATGAGGCCAAAGATTTATCTTTTCGGTGACTCAATTACTGAGGAGTCCTTCGATGAGGTGTTGGACAGGGTTTTTCTGGCGGTGGAAGGGGGTGGCGGTGGCGGTGATGTATTATTTACTTGGTGGTGATATATTATAGAGAAGACTTTTGAGAGATAAATCAAAGTGGATgcatgaagaagaaaccaagtACATGCAGGATCGACAAAAACATCAAGTGAGCTACATGTGtatgaagaaagaaataagcCAAAAAACTTGAGGGGCCCACAATAAGACTTGGTAGAAATCAAGTCACGACTCACAACCTCTACAAGAATGGTGGACGTCTTCGGCCTTCTCGAAGAGGCGGAATGGCTTGATGAAGAAGGCTCGCAAGCTCTCCATTCTCTGCGACCCAACTTCTTGAGTAGCTCTTGCCCACTTGTCGTCGCAGTAGTGCTTGGCCGACATGCGAAGAGAGCCAACGAGGTTGGGGAGAGAGCGAAGGAGGAGTGGGGGATGACGAGGTTGGCCATCGGGGTTGGGTGGTTTGCAGGAGAGGGGCGGTGTCGGAGCAACTGGACAATAGGGTTGaatgagttttttcttttcttttttgtttaatgcATGTGCGGGTAAGAAGGTTGACGGGGAAGAGGGTATTTTTGGAAGATAAAATCCTTTAAACGGTCATGTGCAACGCACGTGACCGAATTTCCGTCCATACAGACGGGCGACTGGACGGAAGGtaaattttgccacacgttggcaagttcgagAGGGTCATttaacaattttggtacattagggggtaaatcgccacccAATAGATAAAataggggggtaaagtgtaattatcccataacttaattataatggttaaacacctttttgccttatatggttttattttttgccccatgtgctctatttatgtatttttctataatgtcactattttatatttgttgtcttaagGTTATATGaacaatttatcattttaaagtATTCTCATTTAAACATTACACTTAATACTTAATCCTTGCTAATTACTAGTCATCTACACAATTTAGGTCATAGGACCTAATTGGATTAAACCATAAATCCCTTGGCATCGTCATCTTCAACTATCCTATGCAactcttattcttttattacataAATACTTGAGTACTTATACTATGGGGCCTTAATCTTATTAACATATTAACTTAATGACCCTTATtaccctttatttttatttactccTCTTTTTTACTAATTATTTGTTTCACTCTTTTCTCTTAAACTCTACTCACAACTCTGTCCAAGGCATTAGCCATGATAATTATTAACATTTGACtcaacatttaatttaattacaatCTAcccaaataattatttatttattcaactagGACCCATTATTGTTATTCTAATTCCATTATTttatctcaaactcattttatttgagacaacataaatattatcacctaaaatataattattagtctcatctatttaataaatataatttattaattttcaaattccctatttattttcttgatctttacaTCCTTCCCTCATAAAAGGCGGGGAGTTATAGTGGTCAAGGACGTAATCGGGTGAGTGGTGCTGGTTATTTTGACACAACTTACAGAAGTAGCAGATTTTATCATCAGGTGTTCTACAGTTACTAActgcaaatgccacaaacgacCTACACCCTTCATTGTATTCCATCGTACCTTAAGTCTTTGTCATTCAAGTCTTGTCTATCTTTTTCTCTACGTACATTACAAAACAGTAACAAATGAACACATGAAATTGATATAATTTTCATTGTATGTTCTTGGTAACTTATTAAAGGACCCAAATTATGATGAAAGAGATGAATAGATTCTAgacttgatttatttaattttctagaAATTATGATCAAAGATAAGAATAGGTTCTAGACTtgaatttatttcattttttcgaaattatgatgaaagaaaagaatagattcTAGACTtgaatttatttcattttttcgaaattatgatgaaagaaaagaatagattcTAGACTtgaatttatttcattttttaggaaTTATGATGAAAGATAAGAATAGATTTTAaacttgatttatttaattttttagaaattatgATGAAAGAGAAATTACCCCTTAAGAACATGACCATAGTATTTCATGTACAAATATGGGCATAGAATTATGAATTTAGGCGTATGCTATTGAGACTTTCGTAATCCTACAAATTAATGTCAATCACATCATTGGACCCACACAATTTATAGgaatccttttttatttttattttcttttaaactaaGAGCTTAATTTTGTTATGGGTACTTTGTACTATTTGGGGCTGCCAATGGAAAGCATATAAAGAGGCATGCCAGAGCGAATTCGATCTGTGTAGGACAAAAGACTTTAAAGCCAAGCCTATTGGGGATTCTTGCCATACTGAACCCATTCGAAGATTCGTCATCATCCACATACCTAGCTAACATGGCAACGACCAAAGTAAGCCTGAAGCTTATCATACACAAGAAGTGCCGACGGCGACGGCTGCTCTTTGCTGAAGCAGACaaagaatttgttgatttcCTTTATAGCATTTTCACTCTGCCGGTCGGAGCTGTCACAAGGCTTCTGAAAGAGGGAGGTGGCATGGTAGGCTGCTTGCCAAGCCTCTACCGGAGCATTGAAAATATGGGTGTTGCTTACATCCAACCAGACAAAGACAAACGCTTTCTGCTGCAACCCAACGTCGTCATGCCTGGTGCTAAACTCCCTCTCCTATTGCCAAACGTTGGCTCAACATTCCGTCAATTGTATAGGTGTCCGTACTCATGCAATTCCAGCAACTGTAGCAGTTACGTGGCTGATGACAATAGCACAATTTGTCCTCTGTGCAACAAGAAGATGGACCGGATCGTAACATTCATAGACCCACCAAGAGCAATCAGGGCATCCCCCAACAGTGAAGAAGGTTACGTGAAACCGATGGTTACATACCTGGTGATGGATGATATGGAGGTGAAGCCCTCTTCCTTCAGCCTTCTTGCCACTCTTCTCACCAAGTTTAATGTGAAGGATATAGGGGATATTGAGGAGAAAGTTGTCGATGTGGGCATGGATGAGGTATGCCACTCATTACTCATCCCCTGCTTTTAGTTTGTTCATTCTTTTTGGTAAACATTGAGCAACAAAGTCGTTAAATAAGGggtattatttctcattttctgtTCCAGGTTAGTCAACCCTGGTATATATCAATATATGTGGCAATAATAtgccttttattttgtttatgaagCAGCATTATTCTTTATCAAATTACTAAGTAAACTTCCGCTAATTAGAAACTAATATTGCTTAAGATAATTCGTAGTATGGATGACCTCTCAAGCAGGATGGAAttagaaatttaatttcatGAGGGCTGATTTTCCGTAAAAGGGGATTGGAATAGATAAATtgagggaaaaatataaaaaagccccctGAACTAACAGCTAATTTTAAATAGTCTCCTCCTGAATTTTTAAATGTGCTATTGTGACTCATCAAATTACCAAGGTGcgccaaaaatgccacttttttcGATAATGCCAGGGGTGGCGcgaggccacccccaaaggtattatcaaattttttttattatagttttttagAGAATAAGAGTATTATCGGAAAATGTGGCCTTTTTGGAACACCTTAGTAGTCTGATGGGTTACTTTCacacacttgaaaatttatgggctattttaaaatcagatGTATGTTgaggagattttttttatatttttttccataaatttaAGACAACATGGCCAATTATGATCTTCCTGAACTTCAACAGCCCCTTTGAGAGTCTTGGGTGTGGAATGAGATATGATTctctaccacctaaatatacaatttttcaccatcttgtctatgtggcaaggtggttcccccactttattttattttttaaaaacaaaaagaaaaaaactctaaagctagtgagggaccaccttgccacatagacaaggtggtgaagaGTTGTATATTTATGTGGTGAAAAATCATATCTCTTGTcaattggaaaaaagaaaagaaaaagtgaagctTTTGTGATTGTTCTGGCCTAAAACAACGTACATAATGAAGTTcgtccaaaaaaaagaaaaaaaaaaaaaaggttccaaaaataattttcatgcGTAAGAAACAAGTCAAATTTCTTATCATTATGATAGAACATAGAGTTTTTTAGGGGAAAATTACACTATTGGTTTCTGTAgttagcttaaattacaaattattttatctAGTATCAAAATTAGTTAATTCAGAGATCtctgtggttggcttaatttacaaatcgctcactaAAATCATATATAGTCGAAATTTTAGTTACTTGCGGCTTATATTCTTTTAGTTTTGTACTTGGTCCAAGAATATGAGATGGCGGAATGACCTCAAGGCcttgggtggttcggccatttTATTGGGTGAATTGGGCAACTGAGTGAATTAGCATTGGAGATAATTCAGCCACCTCTATTTTCAGGCATAGGATCAGAGGTGGTTTGACCATCCTCCATATTCACCCAACCACCCCATTAGCAATTAATGGGGTGGTTTGATTACCCATTTTTGTTGGCTTGGGGTGGTTGACATCTcttgttttattcattttttattttttttttatatatttttttttcctttatatatatatatattattttttattagagaaGACACATGTGAAATTCTAATTGGAGATGATGTAGCATACTGACTATCTTCGTTAGGATTTTACATAGCAAGTTAACCTATGAAGTTCTTTGTTATTTATGCTTAATTACCATAAGGAGTTTAAATCACTTTCTAAATCCTAGATAGCTTGCAAATAAGTgcaattaaaaagaataatttttcattattattttttttcttcctttaataGAATAACTATCTTGCTGCTTTAATTT carries:
- the LOC133864583 gene encoding uncharacterized protein LOC133864583, yielding MATTKVSLKLIIHKKCRRRRLLFAEADKEFVDFLYSIFTLPVGAVTRLLKEGGGMVGCLPSLYRSIENMGVAYIQPDKDKRFLLQPNVVMPGAKLPLLLPNVGSTFRQLYRCPYSCNSSNCSSYVADDNSTICPLCNKKMDRIVTFIDPPRAIRASPNSEEGYVKPMVTYLVMDDMEVKPSSFSLLATLLTKFNVKDIGDIEEKVVDVGMDEGVQLLKASLQSKTVLTDVFFLAEPIGSEESIEDEELRGYLRRRPRAER